The sequence below is a genomic window from Cicer arietinum cultivar CDC Frontier isolate Library 1 chromosome 6, Cicar.CDCFrontier_v2.0, whole genome shotgun sequence.
TAAAATTAATCCTGTCGTCTGTAACACATTGTGCGGCAACTTAACTTCTGTtttttgttaaatgttattgCTCCCTTGAATTTTCCTGGACCTTTAGAATTTAAACTTCAACATGTTGAGTTCAAGTAGATTTTAACAGCTCTCAATACCTTGTTTGTATTGCATCAACTCAACTGTTGCTTTTGTTTATAACAtgatcaaatatttgaaagttaAAGAAATATTGAAGCTGTAAGTTGgcactgaatgttttgtttcaATCGCGAACTCCTAGCACCTCAGTcataaaatagaagaaaaattgCTGTCTCAAGTTTAATGTCCGTGAGTGCATCTTTGCATGTTTAATACGCCAGAGTCAGCTTCAAACAGCTACGATCCAATAATATCGTGGTGTAGTGCATAAGACCTTTTCTAAAGCATGTATTAAAAGGCAGCTAATTAAAGAGTTTCAATCATGTACTATTAGAATAATTTTAGAAGTCAGCCAAGCCTGTTGAGATCAAGCATCAATGCCTTCAACATAGGACTATAGGGGTTGTCTGGTTTCCTAAAAAAATGGAGAAGGTCGAGGTAGGTGAGATATAACCATacctttttatttcattttttaatgaaaatgtgATTGCACATGTACCTCAAACCAGTCATTTTGTCAGGTGTCACCGATACTCCTTTTCCCCCATGATATGTATATGTTGCTCATTTGAGAAAAACCTTCATCAACAGAAGGGAAATTGTAACTGTGTAGAGATAACTAGAACTATTATCATTATATTAATTGGCTACTCATGTGCAGTTCTAATTATTGTGTTCTATGGCAGACATTCAATGAGATACAAAAGCTGCTTAGTAAGACCAATGGCAAAGTTGTCGGGGACTTAATGACTCCAAGTCCACTTGTTGTTCATGAATCCACTAGCCTTGAGGATGCTGCCAGGTACAGATTTGGCATACtgataaaaactatttttttcctCAATGATTTGGGGAATAATCCTCTTGATTACCAAACACCAATGAAAAACTTAAAACTTCTGCAGCCTCCCAAAGGCACTGACCTTCTGAGATTACAGGATAGTTAGTTAATCCTCTTAGCTTTGATTCCGGTCGATACGGAGTGGCAGTATTATTATATTACAAAGATTAGGGAAGAATCCCTTTGATTACAGAACACCCGATGCAGAACTTTGAGGGTCTGCAACCTCCTAACTTTCTCAAATTACAAGACAGTTCCTTCTCAACCCCTCTTCTTATTTATAGCCAAGTCTTATTTTCCCAAACTATTAACTAAGGGGTTACGTGTCACATTTCACATACATATTgaacatatttttttctcttattattttgttactgATGTAATAACAATTCATAATTTCTTGCTAATGTATGAGTACAGCAAAAATATCGGGTAATAATTGTAACATCAGTGCCACTATTTGATTCACATGCATCCATggaattgaatttttataaaatgagatTCCTAAATCTCAGTCATCCTACAATACTACtataatagaaatatttgttgcGAACATTGTTCTCCCGATGCTTGACACTCTTACTTCTTGTATTAGGCTGTTGCTTGAAACAAAATATCGCCGACTACCTGTTGTTGACAAAGATGGAAAGCTGGTGAATGATTTATCTCAAGtttaatttatgttgttattacATCAGTGACTTCTGCTGATTGATTTATTCACATTTTTGCAAGGTTGGACTTATTACAAGGGGAAATATTGTTAAGGCAGCTCTGCTGTCAAAGCGTGTTGGGGAGAGGCCAACATAGTTTGACGAACACAGAGTTCAAGTGCTCCACATCTTTAGTAGCTATGTCTGTAGTCATAGTCAGGTGGATGTTTTGACTATTAAGAATGCATTTGTCAGCCTATAAGGGAGCTGAAGGCAACTCTTGATGAACTTCTGAGACCTTTAAAGTGGGTGGTTAATACTTTATACCACTGAGAGGAAAGTGATTTATCAATCTCCTTCCCATCATTGTTTCTGTGTACTGGATTATTTAGGGCTTAAAGACATTAAATCCAATTAATCTTTATTTATGCTCTGTTAAATCTTGATCGGGTATGGGATTGGAATGGATCATTTTGAACATTGTATTATAAACTTACCCTGTAAATTGGCTAGCATTTATGTATGATATTGATATTGAATCATTGATGCCTGGGATTTGTCGTCCTCTTTCATATTGTATCAATCACAAGCATCGTAATTCCTTTCTGAATTTATCGGTTCACCGTTGAATTTAATAACTAATCTAGCATGGTTATTtgtaacatttttctttttcttttgccCAAAGAACCAATGAATTGGCAtccattttcttaatttatcaAGTTTGCAGGTGGGTGCAGAGCGCGAAGAAAGAgaattaactatatatataactcGAAATATTTTTAGCCATAACCTAATTAATATTGAACCATTGCTACAGATATGGGCACAAATTTCCATAACAATATAAGATAAATGTATTATCATTTGAAAGTGGTCAAAATCCAGTGAGATCCTACATTTTAATAAAGATAccaaaagaatgctataacttATAAAAAGAGCATATTTAATCTTATCCAAGCATTATACCATATTCTTATGCATGCCGTGAATATCACAGGTAGTCTCGCACTTAAGCGGTTCATGTTTACCAAATGGTTCAAGTTTTAAAcagattttattattattattattattattattattattattattattattattattattattattattattattattattattattaagttattaaatataaaaatacgaGATTATATGCAGTATTGACAACATGCAATCCAAATCCACCTTTAGAACATCTTTGGTTGTTGGAAGAAATTGAGAACAGAGAAAAAGATGAAATGAGAGATAGATatgaaaaacataataaatttgatatattgttaatataaagGAAAGATGAGGgaaattagagaaaaatatcTCTCTCTCATCTTTGGTTTGAATGAATAGTATGTgagaagataaaaatataatgatttcTTAAGTTACCAAATGATTAACTTATTGATTGAATAGAAAATGAGAATGAGAATTTTGAaacaataactattttttacctattaattttttgtttgtttttagttttactCCTCAAAACAAAAAAGTAGTTACGGTTCTTTGCAgttttagttttcaattttatttgcaatttaaaatttgtttaattatctTCTTCTCTTTAGCTAATAACAGAAGGATACATTAATTAGGATATAGATAAATAGATATTAGATTAAAGTAGTAGTAGAAGTTTCACTTTTACATTTTTATGATCCACTTATTTGACGGTTGACCTTAGAAGTCACGTCGTAtcataatataaaagaaaaaaaagtttaaagaaTGTGGatttattacttgttattaAATGGTGGTTCACTATTCTATCCAAATTCGGAATTCCAATCCACTAGACTCCTTGATTTCAACCAACTATGTAACCTCTGAACATGCTTTAATATGTCATTCATGACGTTTTCTGGATCAACCTTTTCTGATGTTATCTAAAAGTCTTACCATCTTCAAAACAAATTGGACTTACATCTCTCTACTCTCCTTCATAACTCAAACTTCCTCACTAAAGCaaatcatcatcataatcattTGAACATGGACCATGAAACTGATTCAGTTAGAATTTTCTTCTTCCCTTTCGTAGGTGGAGGTCATCAAATACCAATGATAGACACAGCAAGAGTGTTTGCAAAACATGGAGCAATATCAACCATCCTAACAACACCCTCCAATGCTCTTCAATTTAAAAACTCAATCACTCGAGACCAAAAATCAAATCTTCCAATTACTATTCACACTCTCACCGAAATAACCGACACAGACACAGACATGTCTGCTGGTCCCATGATAGATACCTCTGTTCTTCTTGAACCTCTCAAACAGTTCCTTCTTCAACACAAACCCGATTGTATAGTTGTTGACATGTTTCATCGTTGGGCTGGTGACATCATCGATGATCTCAAAATCCCAAGAATTGTTTTCACAGGTAACGGTTGCTTCCCTCGATGTGTCATTGAAAATACTAGAAAACATGTTGTGTTTGATAATCTGAGTTCAGATTATGAACCTTTCCTTGTTCCTGGTCTTCCTGATAGAATCGAAATGACAAAATCTCAGGTTCCGATTTTCATGAGAAACACATCTCAGATTCCTGATAGAATAAAACAGTTGGATGAAAAAAGCTTTGGTACTGTTATCAATAGCTTCTATGATTTTGAACCAGCTTATGCTGATTACACAAGAAATGTATTGGGAATAAAAGCATGGCTTGTAGGACCGGTTTCTCTTTGTAATAGAAGCGTAGAAGATAAGAAAGAGAGAGGGAAACAACCAACTATGGATGAACAAAGTTGTTTGAATTGGTTGAATTctaagaaaccaaattcagTTCTTTATGTAAGTTTTGGAAGCTTGGCTCGGTTACACACGAAACAGATCAAGGAAATTGCTTATGGTCTTGAAGCTTCTGATCAATCATTCATTTGGGTGGTTGGGAAGATTCTGAACTCAACTGATAAAGAAGAAACTTGTGGTGAAAATTGGgttcttgatgaatttgaaaagAGGATGAAGGAATTGGATAAAGGTTTGATTTTTAGAGGTTGGGCTCCTCAACTTCTGATATTGGAGCATGATGCAGTTGGAGGGTTTATGACTCATTGTGGATGGAATTCAACTTTAGAAGGTGTGTGTGTTGGAGTGCCAATGATAACGTGGCCACTTTCAGCTGAACAATTTATTAATGAGAAATTGGTAACAGATGTGTTGAAGATAGGGGTTCAAGTTGGAAGTAAAGAGTGGGGAACGTGGGATAGGGAGAGGAAAGAGTTGGTGGGAAGAGAAAAAGtggagtttgcagtgaagaagtTGATGAGGAAGAGTGAAGAGACAGAAGAAATGAGAAGGAGAGTTAAACAAATTGCAGAGAATGCAAAAAGTGCTGTTGAAGAAGGTGGAACATCTTATGCTGATATTGATGCCTTTATTCAGGAACTTAAAGCTTGCAGATTCACAAGTCAAGTTTAGATTGTTAAACAATGCAAGGCAAGTCTTCACTCCTGTAGTTAAAATTTCTGTGATTGTATTGAAGCTTTTACTAAGCTTACTATCACTTAGTCTAACAACAATGAACAAGTGGTTAAGCACATTTATTTATGGAGGGTTAAAGCAAATTCtaaagtaaaattttaataaaaaaaaggtcattttaataataacaattatattttactataattttatttaaattctaaatattttgttttatgagatgcaattttttttaattaaatatgttaatggttgtattttttataattgtaaagtattttatttgttgtattacttatatatttttatttttttaggtttaaatatatatacaaaattaattattttttcagaGATCTAAAGTCCTAACTTTACTAATTTTGTACTTGGGTCGGCGTCATGCGTTGTGTGTATGAGTATAGTAAATTTAAGAATATGGAATTCAATTGctattaggctaaattacaaaCTATATATTTCTTTAGGTTTTTTACTTCTTCTTCTTGGATAATTTAAGTAATACCTTATTtacatcattaacttttaaaaaatttgaaatattatgtAACCTAAccttttttatttctctctctctttagACACAATTTTCTCTCCCGGTTGAttaaaaagaactaaaatattTGATAGACATTCATTTAGTTA
It includes:
- the LOC140918592 gene encoding abscisate beta-glucosyltransferase-like produces the protein MDHETDSVRIFFFPFVGGGHQIPMIDTARVFAKHGAISTILTTPSNALQFKNSITRDQKSNLPITIHTLTEITDTDTDMSAGPMIDTSVLLEPLKQFLLQHKPDCIVVDMFHRWAGDIIDDLKIPRIVFTGNGCFPRCVIENTRKHVVFDNLSSDYEPFLVPGLPDRIEMTKSQVPIFMRNTSQIPDRIKQLDEKSFGTVINSFYDFEPAYADYTRNVLGIKAWLVGPVSLCNRSVEDKKERGKQPTMDEQSCLNWLNSKKPNSVLYVSFGSLARLHTKQIKEIAYGLEASDQSFIWVVGKILNSTDKEETCGENWVLDEFEKRMKELDKGLIFRGWAPQLLILEHDAVGGFMTHCGWNSTLEGVCVGVPMITWPLSAEQFINEKLVTDVLKIGVQVGSKEWGTWDRERKELVGREKVEFAVKKLMRKSEETEEMRRRVKQIAENAKSAVEEGGTSYADIDAFIQELKACRFTSQV